The following coding sequences are from one Paenibacillus sp. FSL R5-0912 window:
- a CDS encoding carbohydrate ABC transporter permease, with translation MSERTSNRIFDIVNVTFITLFVLFCLAPFVHVIAVSLSSTRAITSGEVTIFPIELNWKAYVQVFTDNAMIRSLIFTIILTVATTVLCMLFTIAAAYPLTKSKLKGRTMFMYLIIITMFFSGGIIPEYLLIRDLHMIDTVWSLILPGLVSPFNLIILISFFRSIPPSLEESAEIDGSSHFRTLMKIVLPLSMPVMATLALFYAVGRWNGFQDSLMYINNPDLYPLQLKLFQMVQNNMITELTQLEGAARTKLPPESLKAATVVFATVPILVVYPWLQKYFVSGVMLGAVKG, from the coding sequence ATGAGTGAACGTACCTCAAACCGGATATTCGATATCGTTAATGTTACCTTTATTACCCTGTTCGTGCTGTTTTGTCTGGCTCCGTTTGTACACGTGATTGCGGTGTCCCTCAGCTCCACGCGGGCCATTACTTCCGGGGAAGTAACGATTTTCCCGATTGAACTGAACTGGAAGGCTTATGTGCAGGTCTTTACCGACAATGCAATGATCCGCTCGCTGATCTTCACTATTATCCTGACGGTTGCTACTACGGTATTATGTATGCTCTTCACAATCGCAGCCGCTTATCCGCTGACCAAAAGCAAGCTGAAGGGCCGTACCATGTTCATGTATCTGATCATCATCACCATGTTCTTCAGCGGTGGGATTATTCCTGAATACCTGCTGATCCGTGATCTGCATATGATTGATACAGTCTGGTCGCTGATTCTGCCCGGTCTGGTCAGCCCGTTCAACCTGATTATCCTGATCTCATTCTTCCGCAGCATCCCGCCGAGTCTGGAAGAATCAGCCGAGATCGACGGTAGCTCGCATTTCCGCACCCTGATGAAAATTGTTCTGCCGTTATCCATGCCGGTTATGGCTACACTTGCGCTCTTCTACGCGGTTGGCCGCTGGAACGGATTCCAGGATTCCCTGATGTATATCAATAATCCCGATCTGTATCCGCTTCAGCTGAAGCTCTTCCAGATGGTTCAGAACAATATGATCACTGAGCTGACACAGCTGGAGGGGGCGGCCCGCACCAAGCTGCCGCCGGAGAGCCTCAAGGCTGCTACTGTCGTCTTCGCTACCGTTCCGATTCTTGTAGTCTATCCTTGGCTGCAGAAATATTTCGTCAGTGGTGTGATGCTTGGTGCGGTCAAGGGCTAA
- the iolE gene encoding myo-inosose-2 dehydratase, translated as MFREHAIQLAIAPIAWTNDDMPELGQGNTFEQCISEMALAGYQGSEVGNKYPRSPEVLRRALELRGLKIASAWFSAYLTVRPYEETAEAFCIHRDFLHEMGAKVIVVSEQGRSIQGQMDTPLFADKPVFTGQEWAALAAGLGGLGRLAAEKDMTLVYHHHMGTGVQTAAEITRLMELTDPGEVSLLYDTGHLAFSGENPLEVLREHLPRIRHVHLKDIRPEVVQRVTTEKLSFLQAVKAGAFTVPGDGCIAFGEIFAELAASPYTGWFVVEAEQDPALADPLEYAIKARRYIRELSGL; from the coding sequence ATGTTCCGAGAACATGCCATCCAGCTGGCCATTGCTCCGATCGCCTGGACCAATGATGATATGCCTGAGCTTGGGCAGGGCAATACCTTCGAGCAGTGCATCAGCGAAATGGCGCTTGCCGGGTATCAGGGCAGTGAAGTCGGCAACAAATACCCGCGCTCCCCGGAGGTGCTGCGCCGGGCATTGGAGCTGCGCGGTCTGAAGATTGCCAGTGCCTGGTTCAGTGCGTACCTGACGGTACGCCCGTATGAGGAGACGGCAGAAGCTTTTTGCATACACCGTGATTTCCTGCATGAGATGGGCGCCAAAGTCATTGTAGTATCCGAACAGGGACGGAGCATTCAGGGACAGATGGACACGCCGCTGTTCGCTGACAAACCGGTATTTACCGGCCAGGAGTGGGCGGCGCTTGCGGCTGGTCTGGGCGGACTGGGGCGGCTGGCGGCTGAGAAGGACATGACACTGGTGTATCACCATCATATGGGGACCGGTGTGCAGACGGCTGCGGAAATCACCCGGCTCATGGAGCTTACCGATCCTGGTGAAGTGTCGCTGCTGTACGATACGGGGCATCTGGCCTTCTCCGGTGAGAACCCGCTGGAGGTACTGCGCGAGCATCTGCCGCGGATCAGGCATGTGCATCTGAAGGACATCCGGCCGGAAGTGGTCCAGCGGGTGACTACGGAGAAGCTGAGCTTCCTCCAGGCGGTAAAAGCGGGAGCGTTCACCGTACCGGGGGATGGCTGTATTGCGTTCGGGGAGATTTTTGCCGAGCTGGCTGCCTCCCCCTATACGGGGTGGTTCGTCGTCGAAGCGGAGCAGGACCCGGCGCTTGCCGATCCGCTGGAATATGCCATCAAGGCACGGCGTTATATCCGGGAACTCAGCGGTTTATAA
- a CDS encoding helix-turn-helix domain-containing protein, producing MFRTWYRRLVLSYFPIFLLTVTILIFASFVFINDISRMETKKADRISASYLRDSVDRTIKEAELSVLEAVERSDIYKLYFNNQGEPEQGTVYAVAQSLRNMMKESSYIQSVYLYDRVHGSVLTDTGLKELEGFFDEDWIKAMTSTPVLPEGWQPVREYNSDLFQRTPIRVLTTNKAMPLPFGSGGMLVINLKMSAMEQLIDSMVNQQLSYMTILDSNGETLYQAHSDTEGATHGKLLNTLKLERNGWTFASGIKAGNLFNWVSVISYLWVAIAIGTVVCAILYLIYVTRRNYKPIQVIMNRIEGHQIRMMDQSTDRPDEMMLIDGVLEDLINHMTDYDKKSRENLLLQRSKLFTDLLHSERLEQVTQRLEELSPLTGAEASSRFMVVLAEINQYEQVFEDRYTRGDQNTLKFALMNVFQELARNSELQGWAEWVGTERAAILFLATGSDQEMEAKIRIFAEDCRSWVEQNLRISLSFGIGSAAAGPAKIRESYAAAEYIMQHKLLIYGDIALAESGEARQPLLETYKYLQMIAEFVKHFRMSSGQWREQLERIFEAFEQDFLKDEEIRSLIQAMLQMLGREVAVMSEQLQDELSAENAQVRLKQLEEAEAIHEVKAILFEYVTDLFRTYVSVSETKSYRAMVNEMKDYIEENFANPDLSLKHLSDRFQVSGKYASYLFKTEFKMKFVDFLTELRMKEAEQLLAETDYSLQDIALQVGYANAISFGRVFKRIAGITPGDYRSSKRREASRT from the coding sequence TTGTTTCGTACCTGGTATCGCCGATTGGTGCTGTCCTATTTCCCTATTTTTTTGCTGACGGTGACGATTCTGATCTTTGCCTCATTTGTGTTTATTAACGATATCTCCCGGATGGAGACGAAGAAAGCAGACCGCATCTCAGCCAGCTATCTCAGGGATAGTGTGGACCGGACGATCAAGGAAGCCGAGTTGTCGGTGCTGGAAGCGGTTGAGCGAAGCGATATCTACAAGCTCTATTTCAATAATCAAGGCGAGCCGGAGCAGGGAACAGTCTATGCAGTTGCCCAGAGTCTGCGTAATATGATGAAAGAATCCTCGTATATTCAATCCGTCTATTTGTATGACCGTGTCCATGGAAGCGTTTTAACAGATACGGGCTTGAAGGAGCTTGAAGGATTCTTCGACGAGGACTGGATTAAGGCTATGACCTCCACTCCAGTGTTACCGGAAGGGTGGCAGCCGGTCAGGGAGTATAATTCTGACCTGTTTCAGCGTACCCCCATCCGTGTGCTGACTACCAACAAAGCGATGCCGCTTCCCTTCGGCTCCGGGGGCATGCTGGTCATCAATCTCAAAATGAGCGCCATGGAGCAGCTTATCGACAGTATGGTCAACCAGCAGCTTTCTTACATGACCATTCTGGACAGTAACGGGGAGACGCTGTACCAAGCGCATTCCGACACTGAGGGTGCCACCCACGGCAAGCTGCTGAATACGCTGAAGCTGGAGAGAAACGGCTGGACGTTCGCAAGCGGAATCAAGGCCGGGAACCTGTTCAATTGGGTTTCTGTGATTTCTTATCTCTGGGTAGCGATTGCCATCGGGACTGTAGTATGTGCGATATTGTATCTGATCTATGTGACCCGGCGCAATTATAAACCGATCCAGGTGATTATGAACCGGATTGAAGGCCATCAGATCCGCATGATGGATCAGTCTACCGACAGGCCTGACGAGATGATGCTTATTGACGGGGTGCTGGAGGATCTGATCAATCACATGACCGATTATGATAAAAAAAGCAGGGAGAACCTGCTTCTGCAGCGCAGCAAGCTGTTCACCGATCTGCTGCATAGCGAGCGGCTGGAGCAGGTGACCCAGCGGCTGGAGGAGCTGTCGCCCCTTACCGGTGCCGAGGCCTCATCACGCTTCATGGTTGTATTAGCTGAGATTAACCAGTATGAGCAGGTCTTCGAGGACCGCTATACCCGCGGCGACCAGAATACGCTTAAGTTTGCCCTGATGAATGTGTTCCAGGAACTGGCGCGGAATTCGGAGCTGCAGGGGTGGGCAGAGTGGGTAGGAACCGAGCGCGCTGCGATTCTCTTCCTGGCAACCGGCAGCGATCAGGAGATGGAGGCCAAGATCCGCATCTTCGCGGAGGACTGCCGCTCTTGGGTAGAGCAGAATCTGCGGATTTCGCTCAGCTTCGGGATTGGCTCCGCAGCAGCCGGGCCGGCCAAGATCCGGGAGTCTTATGCTGCAGCCGAATATATCATGCAGCATAAGCTGCTGATCTATGGGGATATCGCTTTGGCCGAGAGCGGCGAAGCGCGCCAGCCGCTGCTGGAGACGTATAAATATCTGCAGATGATCGCGGAGTTCGTGAAGCACTTCCGCATGTCGAGCGGACAGTGGCGGGAGCAGCTGGAGCGGATCTTTGAGGCGTTTGAACAGGATTTCCTGAAGGACGAAGAGATCCGTTCCCTAATCCAGGCTATGCTGCAGATGCTGGGCCGGGAAGTGGCGGTAATGTCCGAGCAGCTGCAGGACGAGCTGTCGGCGGAGAATGCGCAGGTCCGGCTGAAGCAGCTGGAAGAGGCCGAGGCCATCCATGAAGTGAAGGCTATTTTATTTGAATATGTCACCGATTTATTCCGCACCTATGTCTCTGTCAGCGAAACCAAAAGCTACCGGGCCATGGTCAATGAGATGAAGGATTATATCGAAGAAAATTTTGCCAATCCCGATCTGTCGCTGAAGCATCTGAGTGACCGGTTCCAGGTCTCCGGCAAATATGCCAGCTATCTGTTCAAGACGGAATTCAAAATGAAGTTTGTGGACTTCCTCACTGAGCTGCGGATGAAGGAAGCTGAGCAGCTGCTGGCGGAGACGGATTATTCCCTGCAGGATATCGCGCTTCAAGTAGGATATGCGAATGCCATTTCATTCGGCAGGGTATTCAAACGGATTGCCGGCATCACGCCGGGCGATTACCGCTCCTCGAAACGCCGCGAAGCCTCCAGAACCTGA
- a CDS encoding DUF5680 domain-containing protein: MMDKIKFLIEAKQATYAGKGPELIPSRPASHDLEFVRGNLKYIDTYLGSEKFAGEEALWEDDQPLWAMNYAGRVTAEGFSGDFLKAALQLVPEDKPFRGPEHYTDGHLIYKCSVDGDFSWFSGSEVIWAGDTMVYECMFHGGVVKE, from the coding sequence ATGATGGACAAGATTAAGTTTCTGATAGAGGCCAAGCAAGCAACCTATGCAGGTAAGGGGCCGGAGTTAATCCCGTCCCGGCCGGCGTCTCATGATCTGGAATTTGTGCGCGGGAACCTGAAATACATAGACACCTACCTAGGTTCGGAGAAGTTTGCCGGAGAGGAAGCCTTGTGGGAGGATGACCAGCCGCTGTGGGCGATGAATTACGCCGGGCGTGTGACTGCGGAAGGCTTCAGCGGAGACTTCCTGAAAGCCGCCCTGCAGCTGGTGCCGGAGGATAAACCCTTCCGCGGGCCGGAGCATTATACGGATGGCCATCTCATCTATAAATGCTCAGTAGACGGGGACTTCTCCTGGTTCAGCGGGTCAGAGGTGATTTGGGCCGGAGATACAATGGTCTATGAATGTATGTTTCATGGCGGTGTAGTTAAGGAGTAG
- a CDS encoding sugar phosphate isomerase/epimerase family protein, whose translation MEDKGEFAFSTCWNIRRHTTGDGMLNEIRELGFRRVELNYNVTETMLATIEPMIERGEIGVSSVHNTFPHVADPDYGTDSVLLGFADREKRKRAVDLLVRSAEYADRFGGEAVVVHPGEVPFPGDISGELEQLYGGQGKNSEAYRRKWAELLERREAYSAGYVQTIIESLDEVCNRAASKGLNVRFGIETRSKPQQIPTLAEAKTIISALQGAPVGIWYDTGHAIMMDRLGLYDSIGEMEGLMDDIVGVHIHETIGLSDHWCPYVNSGNPDFYDAYLPMIERAQVKVYELKAACRPEEIHESHRLLTAKLDRLSASYIYEKR comes from the coding sequence ATGGAGGATAAAGGCGAATTCGCATTCTCAACCTGCTGGAACATCAGGCGTCACACTACAGGTGACGGGATGCTGAATGAGATCCGTGAGCTGGGCTTCCGGCGGGTGGAGCTGAATTACAATGTGACGGAAACAATGCTGGCTACGATTGAACCGATGATTGAGCGGGGGGAGATCGGCGTATCCAGTGTCCATAACACCTTCCCCCACGTGGCAGACCCTGATTATGGCACGGATTCCGTGCTGCTGGGCTTCGCAGACAGGGAGAAGAGGAAGCGGGCGGTAGACCTGCTGGTCCGTTCGGCAGAGTATGCCGATCGCTTCGGCGGGGAAGCTGTGGTGGTGCATCCCGGCGAAGTGCCTTTTCCGGGTGATATCTCCGGGGAGCTGGAGCAGCTCTATGGCGGGCAAGGGAAGAATTCGGAGGCTTACCGGAGGAAGTGGGCAGAGCTGCTCGAACGGCGTGAAGCCTATAGCGCGGGTTATGTGCAGACGATTATCGAAAGTCTGGATGAAGTATGTAACCGCGCCGCGTCCAAGGGACTGAATGTCCGCTTCGGGATCGAGACACGTTCCAAGCCGCAGCAGATTCCGACGCTTGCCGAAGCCAAGACTATAATAAGCGCGCTGCAAGGAGCGCCTGTCGGCATCTGGTATGACACCGGTCATGCCATTATGATGGACCGTCTGGGACTGTACGACAGCATCGGGGAGATGGAAGGGCTGATGGATGACATTGTCGGTGTCCACATCCATGAGACTATCGGTCTCTCCGACCACTGGTGTCCCTATGTGAACAGCGGGAACCCCGATTTCTATGACGCCTATTTGCCGATGATTGAACGGGCGCAGGTTAAGGTGTATGAGCTGAAGGCGGCCTGCCGCCCGGAGGAGATTCATGAGAGCCACCGTCTGCTTACGGCCAAGCTGGATAGGCTGAGTGCGTCTTATATATATGAGAAGCGCTAA
- a CDS encoding helix-turn-helix domain-containing protein: protein MPENMEEREGVEYTCKLIYEAYRVPVMWLDAADTPRLTLPPAFECRPAVQGAHSLLQEVMDIARRSSPAATAAGKAARTAAPPYLHTTGFLENFIILQLPEADHAGGAILIGPVLSAPVTGDNAASLMRDYSIPPGQQEGWQQYYRSLPVLSRMRWYHAALLLYTLATGEALSITELLLAAGNAEQSVPQPDDSPDLDLSYRRENTWLHHDPMLEREMFRHIANGDKAGLLRTQASFSEESYGRLSKKSQLRSKKNLAVSSITLATRAAIEGGLFWEIAYTLSDFHIQHIEELHDIPAVDRAQLAALCDFADQVLGSRSSKLSRISALCQNYIYNHLYEEIPLSRLAEFTGLNASYLSQLFKKETGTAISDYIQQQRVEEAKRLMELPGIPLSDIASRLHFNDQSYFTKVFKKYTGLTPGQYKQDSERFSRFT, encoded by the coding sequence ATGCCCGAGAACATGGAAGAACGCGAAGGAGTAGAGTATACCTGCAAGCTGATATATGAGGCTTACCGGGTTCCGGTCATGTGGCTGGATGCCGCAGACACTCCCCGGCTGACCCTGCCTCCGGCATTCGAATGCCGCCCGGCCGTTCAGGGGGCTCACTCCCTGCTTCAAGAGGTCATGGATATTGCCCGTAGGAGCAGCCCTGCTGCAACAGCTGCCGGGAAGGCTGCCCGCACTGCGGCTCCGCCGTATCTGCATACTACCGGCTTCCTGGAGAATTTCATTATTCTCCAGCTGCCTGAAGCAGATCATGCCGGCGGAGCCATCCTCATCGGTCCGGTGCTAAGCGCACCGGTCACCGGAGATAACGCGGCCAGCCTGATGCGCGATTACAGCATTCCTCCGGGGCAGCAGGAAGGCTGGCAGCAGTATTACCGCAGCTTGCCTGTGCTCAGCCGGATGCGCTGGTATCATGCTGCGCTGCTGCTCTACACCCTCGCCACCGGTGAGGCATTGTCCATTACAGAGCTGCTGCTGGCTGCGGGCAATGCGGAGCAGTCTGTCCCGCAGCCGGATGACAGCCCGGATCTGGACCTGTCCTACCGCCGCGAGAACACCTGGCTGCACCATGACCCGATGCTGGAGCGGGAGATGTTCCGCCATATTGCGAACGGGGACAAGGCGGGGCTGCTGCGGACCCAGGCTTCTTTTTCGGAAGAGAGCTACGGACGGTTGTCGAAGAAAAGCCAGCTGCGCAGCAAAAAAAACCTGGCCGTCTCCTCCATTACACTGGCGACACGCGCAGCGATTGAAGGCGGGCTGTTCTGGGAGATTGCCTATACCCTCAGCGACTTTCACATCCAGCATATTGAAGAGCTTCATGATATTCCGGCCGTGGACCGCGCCCAGCTTGCCGCTCTCTGTGACTTCGCCGACCAGGTGCTGGGCAGCCGCAGTTCGAAGCTCTCCCGCATCTCCGCGCTGTGCCAGAATTATATTTACAATCATTTATATGAAGAGATTCCGCTCAGCAGGCTGGCCGAATTCACCGGACTTAACGCCAGTTATCTGTCTCAGCTGTTCAAAAAGGAGACCGGAACCGCCATCAGCGATTATATCCAGCAACAGCGGGTCGAAGAAGCCAAACGGCTGATGGAGCTGCCCGGCATTCCGCTGTCGGATATTGCCTCCCGGCTGCATTTCAACGACCAGAGCTATTTCACCAAGGTATTCAAGAAATACACGGGCCTCACTCCCGGACAATACAAGCAGGATTCAGAGCGGTTCTCCCGTTTCACCTAA
- a CDS encoding ABC transporter permease, with amino-acid sequence MYFLIFRYGPMYGVQIAFKDFNLFQGINGSEWIGFDAFREVFGMKEFYSSLRNTFLLNFLDLVVSFPAPIILAIMLYEVKSVWFKKISQTLLYIPHFISWVIIGGIVYQLFGNQSGMVNGVLESMGLNPIPFLTEKNPWLITYLFTGVWQSAGWGTILYLAALTGVNRELFEAAEVDGATRMKKIRYITLPSIKPTIITLLILNLGKMVSIGFDRPYIIGNTAVREYSDVLSTFVYRIGLESGQYTLATVVGLFQAVVGLVFILGSNYISKKVTGNGIL; translated from the coding sequence ATGTATTTCCTGATTTTCCGCTATGGCCCTATGTATGGGGTACAGATTGCCTTTAAGGATTTCAACCTGTTCCAGGGGATCAACGGCAGTGAGTGGATCGGCTTCGATGCCTTCCGCGAGGTTTTTGGCATGAAAGAGTTTTACAGCAGTCTGCGCAACACGTTTTTATTGAACTTTCTGGATTTGGTTGTATCTTTCCCGGCCCCGATTATTCTCGCCATTATGCTATATGAAGTGAAGTCGGTATGGTTCAAAAAAATATCACAGACCCTTCTCTACATTCCCCACTTTATTTCCTGGGTGATTATCGGGGGAATCGTCTATCAATTGTTCGGCAACCAATCCGGTATGGTGAACGGGGTGCTGGAGAGCATGGGGCTGAACCCCATTCCTTTTTTGACCGAAAAAAATCCATGGCTGATTACCTATCTGTTCACTGGTGTCTGGCAAAGTGCCGGCTGGGGAACCATCCTGTATCTGGCGGCGCTTACCGGTGTCAACCGCGAGCTGTTTGAAGCTGCCGAGGTGGATGGGGCGACCAGAATGAAGAAGATCCGCTACATTACGCTGCCCAGTATCAAACCAACCATTATTACCCTGCTGATTCTCAATCTGGGGAAAATGGTCAGCATCGGCTTCGATCGTCCTTACATCATCGGGAATACGGCAGTGCGTGAATATTCCGATGTGCTCAGTACCTTCGTCTACCGGATTGGTCTGGAATCGGGCCAGTATACGCTGGCGACTGTAGTTGGATTATTCCAAGCTGTGGTTGGACTGGTATTCATCCTTGGTTCCAATTATATATCGAAAAAAGTGACCGGCAACGGCATTCTATGA
- a CDS encoding extracellular solute-binding protein — MTVNVNQRVLKKAIGIGLTAVMGATLLAGCSSDGKSNSAAGGTEAPAKAERVTLKVEIFDRGKSPKQYTITNNFMSQMIQKNFGDPNNIDVEFVPVQRSEEVTKLNVLMASNSDVPDIVFTYDSSVFYRYAQQGGLTDVGPLLEEHGQTLTKFIGDETMAFGQLDGKQFAIPGKRAITGRYTSYIRQDWLDKLGLPVPKNTDELYTTLKAFKEKDPGGLGSKTIPMGMSLGSAQLETLIYSFIKPISGDLTYSQRYELPLHEGFKDAAQFLNKLYNEGLVSKDFSLDEDKAQVSKDIQNGNVGFFSEDVDSLFYADGTLDNLYKNVPGSKLLPADVLTNAKVDNKYIKSRYASNGMYIMIPKSSKRAVEAVKYLDWMATGNNLIDIYNGVEGENYDMVDGIPVVKADVSQEFQDRLFTSGDTAIISNGKNLGDQAMNEKAWIMGFPANNQEALKQSIDIANTDTVGPIVFGKPIEAESKYGTTLSDKLNVIIVKTAMAKPEEFDTTFEQEMKDYMSLGGDKLKAELEQALTEISAK, encoded by the coding sequence ATGACAGTGAACGTAAACCAAAGAGTTCTGAAGAAGGCAATCGGCATCGGCTTGACCGCAGTAATGGGGGCTACTCTGCTTGCAGGCTGCTCCTCTGATGGCAAGAGCAATTCGGCAGCCGGAGGTACAGAAGCACCCGCTAAAGCCGAACGCGTAACTCTAAAGGTGGAGATCTTCGACCGCGGCAAAAGTCCGAAGCAATACACGATTACCAATAACTTTATGTCCCAGATGATTCAGAAAAATTTCGGTGATCCCAATAACATTGACGTCGAATTTGTACCGGTGCAGCGCTCCGAGGAAGTCACGAAGCTGAATGTACTTATGGCAAGTAACTCCGATGTGCCGGATATTGTGTTTACTTATGATTCCAGCGTCTTCTACCGTTATGCCCAGCAAGGCGGGCTGACGGATGTCGGTCCCCTTCTTGAAGAGCACGGTCAGACGCTGACAAAATTCATTGGTGACGAGACGATGGCCTTCGGCCAGCTCGACGGCAAGCAGTTCGCCATCCCGGGTAAACGGGCGATTACAGGCCGCTATACTTCATACATCCGCCAGGACTGGCTGGATAAGCTGGGGCTGCCGGTACCGAAGAATACCGATGAGCTGTACACTACTTTGAAAGCGTTTAAAGAGAAGGACCCGGGCGGTCTTGGCAGCAAAACCATTCCGATGGGCATGTCCCTTGGCTCGGCTCAGCTAGAGACGCTGATCTACTCCTTCATTAAGCCGATCAGCGGCGATCTGACCTACAGCCAGCGCTACGAGCTGCCGCTGCATGAGGGCTTTAAGGATGCGGCACAGTTCCTCAACAAGCTCTACAATGAAGGGCTGGTCAGCAAGGACTTCAGTCTGGATGAAGACAAGGCCCAGGTGTCCAAGGACATTCAGAACGGCAACGTCGGCTTCTTCTCCGAGGATGTGGATAGCCTGTTCTATGCCGACGGTACGCTGGATAATCTCTACAAGAATGTACCGGGCAGCAAGCTGCTGCCGGCGGATGTCCTCACCAATGCCAAGGTGGACAATAAGTATATCAAATCCCGCTATGCCTCGAACGGCATGTACATCATGATCCCTAAGAGCAGCAAACGTGCAGTGGAAGCGGTGAAATACCTTGACTGGATGGCGACAGGCAACAATCTGATTGACATCTACAACGGTGTTGAAGGCGAGAACTACGATATGGTGGACGGCATCCCGGTCGTTAAGGCTGATGTATCCCAGGAATTCCAAGACCGTCTGTTCACTTCCGGGGACACCGCGATTATCTCCAACGGCAAGAACCTCGGCGACCAGGCTATGAATGAGAAAGCTTGGATTATGGGCTTCCCTGCGAACAACCAGGAGGCGCTGAAGCAGTCGATCGATATTGCCAACACGGATACCGTGGGTCCTATCGTCTTCGGTAAGCCGATTGAAGCAGAATCGAAATACGGCACTACGCTCAGCGACAAGCTCAACGTCATTATCGTGAAGACCGCGATGGCGAAGCCGGAGGAGTTCGATACCACCTTCGAGCAGGAAATGAAGGATTACATGTCTCTGGGCGGAGACAAGCTGAAAGCGGAGCTGGAGCAGGCGCTAACAGAGATTTCAGCCAAATAA